In one Modestobacter sp. L9-4 genomic region, the following are encoded:
- a CDS encoding helix-turn-helix domain-containing protein: MAADSDPVVVSVVVADGLMGSLGLGVVAEFFAYDRRAMGLPLFDFALVTAEPGVVRTDTGLGITVEHGLDRLAVSDIVVITSWASDGTAPPAELVAGVRAAYARGAQLVSHCTGAFVLAEAGLLDGRRAATHWRYAGELAARYPAVVVDPAVLYVDNGRVITGAGTAAGLDTLLHLVRREWGTVAANALAREMVVPPHRDGGQAQFIDAPVARCEDDLLGVVLDWARAHLAEDISVPLLARRALMSPRSFARRFKATTGTTPHAWLLSQRLAAAEALLEDSDAPVEEVARLVGFGTAAGLREQFTRRRGVSPRAYRQTFRTGGSVGTAAVQLDRHRPGAGRVRGDEAGVHAGLGQPA; encoded by the coding sequence ATGGCAGCGGACAGCGACCCGGTGGTGGTCAGCGTGGTGGTGGCCGACGGGCTGATGGGCAGCCTCGGCCTGGGCGTGGTGGCGGAGTTCTTCGCCTACGACCGCCGGGCGATGGGCCTGCCGCTGTTCGACTTCGCGCTGGTCACCGCCGAGCCGGGGGTGGTCCGCACCGACACCGGCCTGGGCATCACCGTCGAGCACGGGCTGGACCGCCTGGCCGTCTCCGACATCGTGGTCATCACCTCCTGGGCCTCCGACGGCACCGCCCCGCCCGCGGAGCTGGTCGCGGGGGTGCGGGCCGCGTACGCCCGCGGTGCCCAGCTGGTCAGCCACTGCACCGGCGCGTTCGTGCTGGCCGAGGCCGGTCTCCTCGACGGCCGCCGCGCGGCCACGCACTGGCGGTACGCCGGCGAGCTCGCCGCCCGCTACCCGGCCGTCGTGGTCGACCCGGCGGTGCTCTACGTCGACAACGGCCGGGTGATCACCGGCGCCGGCACCGCCGCCGGGCTGGACACGCTGCTGCACCTGGTGCGCCGGGAGTGGGGCACGGTCGCGGCCAACGCACTGGCCCGGGAGATGGTCGTGCCCCCGCACCGCGACGGCGGGCAGGCGCAGTTCATCGACGCCCCCGTCGCCCGGTGCGAGGACGACCTGCTCGGCGTCGTCCTGGACTGGGCGCGGGCGCACCTGGCCGAGGACATCAGCGTGCCCCTGCTGGCCCGCCGGGCCCTGATGAGCCCGCGCAGCTTCGCCCGTCGGTTCAAGGCCACCACCGGGACGACGCCGCACGCCTGGCTGCTGTCCCAGCGGCTGGCCGCGGCCGAGGCGCTGCTGGAGGACAGCGACGCCCCCGTCGAGGAGGTCGCCCGGCTCGTCGGCTTCGGCACCGCGGCCGGGCTGCGCGAGCAGTTCACCCGCCGCCGCGGGGTCTCCCCGCGCGCCTACCGGCAGACCTTCCGCACCGGCGGCTCAGTCGGGACGGCGGCGGTGCAGCTCGACCGGCACCGGCCGGGGGCTGGCCGGGTGCGGGGCGACGAGGCCGGCGTCCATGCGGGCCTCGGTCAGCCGGCGTAG
- a CDS encoding HAD family phosphatase, protein MARVPFLRRAPRSAVELEDEEARALVAGAASAAAAETEFTAPEPDRTAAAFFDVDNTMMMGASLFWFARGLAARKYFTSRDVASFVWQQAKFRIAGSESATDMHTVRDNALAFVAGRPVQEIVDAGEEIYDELMADRIWSGTRALAQQHLDAGQRVWLVTATPVELASIIAHRLGLTGALGTVSEIVDGRYTGRLVGEMMHGESKAQAVRALAEQEDLDLSRCTAYSDSTNDLPMLTLVGSAVAVNPDAELRAVARSRGWTVKDFRTGRKAAKITGSTVGVAAVSGGVVGGLVALRRNQRWPF, encoded by the coding sequence GTGGCACGAGTGCCCTTCCTGCGGCGTGCTCCGCGCAGCGCCGTGGAGCTGGAGGACGAGGAGGCGCGCGCCCTCGTCGCCGGCGCCGCCTCGGCGGCCGCGGCGGAGACCGAGTTCACCGCGCCCGAGCCCGACCGCACCGCGGCGGCGTTCTTCGACGTCGACAACACGATGATGATGGGCGCCTCGCTCTTCTGGTTCGCCCGCGGTCTGGCCGCCCGCAAGTACTTCACCTCCCGCGACGTGGCGTCCTTCGTCTGGCAGCAGGCGAAGTTCCGGATCGCCGGCAGCGAGAGCGCCACCGACATGCACACGGTGCGGGACAACGCGCTGGCGTTCGTGGCCGGCCGGCCGGTGCAGGAGATCGTTGACGCCGGCGAGGAGATCTACGACGAGCTGATGGCCGACCGCATCTGGTCGGGCACCCGGGCACTGGCCCAGCAGCACCTGGACGCCGGGCAGCGGGTGTGGCTGGTCACCGCCACCCCGGTCGAGCTGGCCTCGATCATCGCCCACCGGCTGGGGCTGACCGGCGCGCTGGGCACCGTCTCGGAGATCGTCGACGGCCGGTACACCGGGCGCCTGGTCGGCGAGATGATGCACGGGGAGTCCAAGGCGCAGGCGGTGCGGGCACTGGCCGAGCAGGAGGACCTGGACCTCTCCCGCTGCACCGCCTACAGCGACTCCACCAACGACCTGCCGATGCTCACCCTGGTGGGCAGCGCGGTGGCGGTGAACCCCGACGCGGAGCTGCGCGCGGTCGCCCGGTCCCGCGGCTGGACGGTGAAGGACTTCCGCACCGGCCGCAAGGCCGCCAAGATCACCGGCTCGACGGTCGGGGTGGCCGCGGTGTCCGGCGGCGTGGTGGGCGGGCTGGTCGCCCTGCGCCGCAACCAGCGCTGGCCCTTCTGA
- the proC gene encoding pyrroline-5-carboxylate reductase: protein MIAGEGRTPGLAIIGAGKIGEALLAGLVRRAGSAAGVVLVGRSPERTAAVAARYGVEVVDLAGAAARSRVLLIAVKPQDVDVLVEQLAPLVGPGHLVVSVAAGVPTARIEAALPAGTPVVRVMPNTPALVEAGMSVLSAGAHATDADLDEAEALLSSVGQVRRVPESQQDAVTALSGSGPAYFFFLVEAMIDAGILLGLPRSLAADLIVQTAYGSAVMLRESGEHPVQLREAVTSPGGTTIAAVRELERHGVRAALIAALEAAHDRSVELGRAAD from the coding sequence ATGATCGCGGGAGAGGGGCGCACCCCCGGGCTGGCCATCATCGGTGCCGGGAAGATCGGCGAGGCACTGCTGGCCGGGCTGGTACGGCGGGCCGGGAGCGCGGCCGGCGTCGTCCTGGTCGGGCGCAGCCCCGAGCGCACCGCGGCGGTCGCCGCGCGGTACGGGGTGGAGGTCGTCGACCTGGCCGGCGCCGCGGCCCGGTCGCGGGTGCTGCTCATCGCGGTCAAGCCCCAGGACGTCGACGTCCTCGTCGAGCAGCTGGCCCCGCTCGTCGGGCCCGGGCACCTGGTCGTGAGCGTGGCGGCCGGTGTCCCCACCGCCCGCATCGAGGCGGCGCTGCCGGCGGGCACCCCGGTGGTGCGGGTCATGCCCAACACCCCGGCGCTGGTCGAGGCCGGGATGAGCGTGCTGTCGGCCGGTGCGCACGCCACGGACGCCGACCTCGACGAGGCGGAGGCGCTGCTGTCGTCGGTGGGCCAGGTGCGGCGGGTGCCGGAGAGCCAGCAGGACGCCGTCACCGCGCTGTCGGGCAGCGGGCCGGCCTACTTCTTCTTCCTGGTCGAGGCGATGATCGACGCCGGCATCCTGCTCGGGCTCCCGCGCAGCCTGGCCGCCGACCTGATCGTGCAGACCGCCTACGGCTCGGCGGTGATGCTCCGGGAGTCCGGTGAGCACCCGGTGCAGCTGCGCGAGGCCGTCACCAGCCCGGGCGGGACGACGATCGCCGCCGTCCGGGAGCTGGAGCGGCACGGGGTCCGGGCCGCGCTCATCGCCGCCCTCGAGGCCGCGCACGACCGTTCGGTGGAGCTGGGGCGCGCAGCCGACTGA
- a CDS encoding NAD-dependent epimerase/dehydratase family protein, giving the protein MPPAVVLVTGVSRWLGGALAAELASDPAIGRVIGVDTVPPAPEVLRRLGRTEFVRADIRSPLIAKVIESASVDTVVHMNTMASPAAPGGRVSMKELNVIGTMQLLAACQRSPLVRRLVLASTTAVYGSSPRDPAVFTETMQARRVPSGGFARDSLDIEGYVRGFARRRPDVGVSVLRLTDVIGPRIDSPVAAFLRLPVVPTVLGHDPRLQLLHEDDAVAVLARAATGDHVGTVNVAAPGTVLLSQAVRRLGRLALPVPGPALGSAGQLTRRAGLAEWSPEQLRHLAAGRVVDTRVLREEFGFTPRFTTAQALADYGRTLSPVLSPELVATAAASARDAVEQVARGAAAVSGLLTALRGDRRPAPSVPGLRAVRDA; this is encoded by the coding sequence GTGCCGCCTGCGGTCGTCCTCGTCACCGGCGTCAGCCGCTGGCTGGGCGGCGCGCTGGCGGCCGAGCTCGCCTCCGACCCGGCGATCGGCCGGGTCATCGGGGTGGACACGGTCCCCCCGGCCCCCGAGGTGCTCCGCCGCCTCGGACGCACGGAGTTCGTCCGCGCCGACATCCGCAGCCCGCTGATCGCCAAGGTCATCGAGTCGGCGTCGGTGGACACCGTCGTGCACATGAACACCATGGCCTCGCCGGCCGCGCCCGGTGGGCGGGTGTCGATGAAGGAGCTCAACGTCATCGGCACCATGCAGCTGCTGGCCGCCTGCCAGCGCTCGCCGCTCGTCCGCCGGCTGGTGCTGGCCAGCACCACCGCCGTGTACGGGTCCAGCCCCCGTGACCCGGCCGTCTTCACCGAGACGATGCAGGCCCGCCGTGTCCCCTCCGGCGGCTTCGCCCGCGACAGCCTCGACATCGAGGGCTACGTGCGCGGCTTCGCCCGCCGCCGTCCCGACGTCGGCGTCTCGGTGCTCCGCCTCACCGACGTCATCGGCCCGCGGATCGACTCGCCCGTGGCCGCCTTCCTCCGGCTGCCGGTCGTGCCCACCGTGCTCGGCCACGACCCCCGGCTGCAGCTGCTGCACGAGGACGACGCGGTGGCCGTGCTGGCGCGGGCGGCCACCGGTGACCACGTCGGCACCGTGAACGTCGCCGCCCCCGGCACCGTGCTGCTGTCCCAGGCCGTCCGGCGGCTCGGGCGCCTGGCGCTGCCGGTGCCCGGGCCCGCGCTCGGCTCCGCCGGTCAGCTCACCCGCCGGGCGGGGCTGGCCGAGTGGTCCCCCGAGCAGCTGCGCCACCTGGCCGCCGGCCGGGTCGTCGACACCCGGGTGCTGCGCGAGGAGTTCGGGTTCACGCCGCGGTTCACCACCGCCCAGGCGCTGGCCGACTACGGGCGCACCCTGTCGCCGGTGCTGTCCCCCGAGCTGGTGGCCACGGCGGCGGCGTCGGCGCGCGACGCGGTCGAGCAGGTCGCGCGGGGCGCGGCCGCGGTGAGCGGTCTGCTCACCGCGCTGCGCGGCGACCGGCGCCCGGCCCCCTCGGTCCCTGGTCTGCGGGCGGTGCGCGATGCCTGA
- a CDS encoding lysophospholipid acyltransferase family protein gives MPEARVIPLRPDGEQPPTPATPPSWDESLAGVLDFLQRRVTGDYDTDEFGFDPDLTDHLLLPALRPWFQRWFRVETQGLENVPGSGGALVVANHSGVVPVDALMTTVALHDEHPDARRLRLLGADLVFQYPFIGSLARKLGVTLASNEDAERLLSAGELVGVFPEGFKGVGKPFSERYTLQRFGRGGFVSAALRTGVPIVPCAIVGAEEIYPMLGNARTAARLLGLPYFPITPTFPLLGPLGAVPLPSKWLIAFGEPIETASYGPAAADDPMVVFNLTDQVRETIQHSLYRLLLQRRSVFS, from the coding sequence ATGCCTGAGGCCCGGGTCATCCCGCTGCGCCCCGACGGCGAGCAGCCGCCGACCCCGGCCACGCCACCGAGCTGGGACGAGTCCCTGGCCGGTGTCCTGGACTTCCTGCAGCGGCGGGTCACCGGCGACTACGACACCGACGAGTTCGGCTTCGACCCCGACCTCACCGACCACCTGCTGCTGCCCGCGCTGCGGCCGTGGTTCCAGCGCTGGTTCCGGGTCGAGACCCAGGGCCTGGAGAACGTGCCCGGCAGCGGCGGCGCGCTGGTGGTGGCCAACCACTCCGGCGTCGTCCCGGTCGACGCGCTGATGACCACCGTCGCCCTGCACGACGAGCACCCGGACGCCCGGCGGCTGCGGCTGCTGGGGGCGGACCTGGTGTTCCAGTACCCCTTCATCGGGTCGCTGGCCCGCAAGCTCGGCGTGACGCTGGCCAGCAACGAGGACGCCGAGCGGCTGCTGTCGGCCGGCGAACTGGTCGGCGTCTTCCCCGAGGGCTTCAAGGGCGTCGGGAAGCCGTTCAGCGAGCGGTACACCCTGCAGCGCTTCGGCCGTGGCGGGTTCGTCAGCGCGGCGCTGCGCACCGGGGTGCCGATCGTGCCCTGCGCGATCGTGGGCGCCGAGGAGATCTACCCGATGCTCGGCAACGCCCGCACCGCCGCGCGCCTGCTCGGCCTGCCGTACTTCCCGATCACCCCGACCTTCCCGCTGCTCGGCCCGCTGGGTGCGGTGCCGCTGCCGTCGAAGTGGCTCATCGCCTTCGGCGAGCCGATCGAGACCGCGTCCTACGGCCCCGCGGCCGCCGACGACCCGATGGTCGTGTTCAACCTGACCGACCAGGTCCGCGAGACCATCCAGCACTCGCTCTACCGCCTGCTGCTGCAGCGCCGCTCGGTCTTCAGCTGA
- a CDS encoding helix-turn-helix domain-containing protein, whose translation MPVGRQAAVPAPRAAVAFLTVAEVAALMRVSKMTVYRLVHGGELSAVRVGRSFRVPERAVHEYLRDAYTDIA comes from the coding sequence ATGCCCGTCGGCCGTCAGGCCGCCGTCCCGGCCCCCCGCGCCGCCGTCGCCTTCCTGACCGTCGCCGAGGTCGCCGCCCTGATGCGCGTCTCGAAGATGACCGTCTACCGCCTGGTCCACGGTGGCGAGCTCTCCGCCGTCCGCGTCGGCCGTTCCTTCCGCGTCCCGGAGCGCGCCGTGCACGAGTACCTGCGCGACGCCTACACCGACATCGCCTGA
- a CDS encoding Ppx/GppA phosphatase family protein yields MRLGVLDVGSNTVHLLVVDAHRGAHPTPMHDDRSVLRLAEHVGEDGKLSKAGEKTLLNAVLRAKQQAAEQRCDELLAFVTSAIREADNGAAVLRRVREQTGVDLQVLTGEDEARLTFLAVRRWFGWSAGRLLVLDIGGGSLELASGIDEDPDVALSVPLGAGRMTRRFLPDAETGGRPDLRALGQLERYAEDVLAPVGKELKDAGEPDLVAATSKTFRTLARLAGAAPSGAGLRTPRGMTATGLSQVLGFVSRIESTALAELQGVSAQRAHQVPAGAVVAQAAMRAVDVTSVRICPWALREGVILRRMDQLEGA; encoded by the coding sequence ATGCGACTCGGGGTGCTGGACGTCGGCTCGAACACCGTGCACCTGCTGGTGGTGGACGCCCATCGCGGCGCCCACCCCACGCCGATGCACGACGACCGGTCGGTGCTGCGGCTGGCCGAGCACGTCGGCGAGGACGGCAAGCTGTCCAAGGCGGGGGAGAAGACCCTGCTCAACGCGGTGCTGCGGGCCAAGCAGCAGGCGGCCGAGCAGCGCTGCGACGAGCTGCTCGCCTTCGTCACCTCCGCGATCCGCGAGGCCGACAACGGGGCCGCGGTGCTCCGCCGGGTGCGCGAGCAGACCGGGGTCGACCTGCAGGTGCTCACCGGCGAGGACGAGGCCCGGCTGACCTTCCTGGCCGTGCGCCGGTGGTTCGGCTGGAGCGCGGGCCGGCTGCTGGTCCTCGACATCGGCGGCGGGTCGCTGGAGCTGGCCTCCGGCATCGACGAGGACCCCGACGTCGCCCTGTCCGTGCCGCTGGGCGCGGGCCGGATGACCCGCCGCTTCTTGCCCGACGCCGAGACCGGTGGCCGCCCGGACCTGCGGGCGCTGGGCCAGCTGGAGCGGTACGCCGAGGACGTGCTGGCCCCGGTCGGCAAGGAGCTGAAGGACGCCGGCGAGCCCGACCTGGTGGCCGCCACCTCGAAGACCTTCCGCACGCTGGCCCGGCTCGCCGGCGCCGCGCCGTCCGGTGCCGGGCTGCGCACGCCCCGCGGGATGACCGCCACCGGGTTGTCCCAGGTGCTGGGCTTCGTCTCCCGGATCGAGTCCACCGCGCTGGCCGAGCTGCAGGGCGTGTCGGCCCAGCGCGCGCACCAGGTCCCGGCCGGTGCCGTCGTGGCGCAGGCCGCGATGCGCGCCGTGGACGTAACGTCTGTCCGGATCTGCCCGTGGGCACTGCGTGAGGGAGTCATCCTCCGCCGGATGGACCAGCTGGAGGGAGCCTGA
- a CDS encoding 30S ribosomal protein bS22 → MGSVIKKRRKRMAKKKHRKLLKKTRIQRRNKK, encoded by the coding sequence ATGGGTTCGGTCATCAAGAAGCGCCGCAAGCGGATGGCGAAGAAGAAGCACCGCAAGCTCCTCAAGAAGACCCGCATCCAGCGGCGCAACAAGAAGTGA
- a CDS encoding DUF3072 domain-containing protein, protein MSESNAPVNSGQPGDPSAEKDPSDWVTGGEPATGAQKSYLHTLANQAGEDVPDDITKADASIKIEELQEETGRGK, encoded by the coding sequence ATGAGCGAATCGAACGCACCTGTGAACAGCGGCCAGCCCGGCGACCCCTCTGCCGAGAAGGACCCCTCCGACTGGGTGACCGGCGGCGAGCCGGCCACCGGCGCCCAGAAGAGCTACCTGCACACCCTGGCCAACCAGGCCGGCGAGGACGTCCCCGACGACATCACCAAGGCCGACGCCTCGATCAAGATCGAAGAGCTCCAGGAAGAGACCGGCCGCGGCAAGTGA